A genome region from Nocardia sp. NBC_01730 includes the following:
- a CDS encoding multifunctional oxoglutarate decarboxylase/oxoglutarate dehydrogenase thiamine pyrophosphate-binding subunit/dihydrolipoyllysine-residue succinyltransferase subunit — MRRTPAVSSSTSQFGQNQWLVDEMYQKFKQDPSSVDASWHEFLADYTPEVSGDSGNSQTAATSAQAAAPAPAAAPSAAPAATTPKTPPAVAAAKPAAPTKPAAPAKVTTRTPQTTPAPTSNATPTSGPKQADTATDEAKVLRGAAAAVAKNMAASLAIPTATSVRAIPAKLMIDNRLVINNHLARTRGGKISFTHLLGYAIVHAVRSFPNMNRHYAEIDGKPNAVTPAHTNLGLAIDLPGKDGSRALVVAAIKGCETMTFGQFHTAYEDIVRRARDGKLTAEDFSGVTISLTNPGTIGTVHSVPRLMNGQGAIIGAGAMEYPAEFQGMSDERISELGVGKLMTLTSTYDHRIIQGAESGDFLRTIHQLLISDEFYDEIFHGLGVPYEPVRWRKDMRERGVDKSSRVLEMIAAYRNRGHLMADTDPLRLVKDKFRSHPDLDVTQHGLTLWDLDRTFNVAGFHGQEQMKLREVLSILRDAYCRHVGVEYTHILESEQLQWIQERVEQKHVKPTVAQQKYILNRLNAAEAFETFLQTKYVGQKRFSLEGAEAVIPMMDAVIDQCAEHSLDEVIIGMPHRGRLNVLANIVGKPYSKIFTEFEGNMNPAGAHGSGDVKYHLGAHGNYLQMFGDNEIAVSLTANPSHLEAVDPVLEGLVRAKQDLLDKGDGPEGYSVVPLMLHGDAAFAGQGVVAETLNLSGLRGYRVGGTIHIVVNNQIGFTTAPENSRSTEYSTDIAKFIGAPIFHVNGDDPEACDWVARLAVDFKQKFRKDVVIDMICYRRRGHNEGDDPSMTQPYMYDVIDTKRSVRKAYTESLIGRGDISLKEAEDALRDYQGQLERVFNEVRELEKYTPEPSESVEGDQPVPATVVTAVDKTVLQRIGDAFLHVPEGFNVHPRVKPVLEKRREMAYEGKVDWAFAELLAFGTLIDEGHAVRLTGQDSRRGTFTQRHSVIIDRKTAEEYTPLHNIGSENPGWFAVHDSALSEYAAVGFEYGYSLGNPSALVLWEAQFGDFVNGAQSIIDEFISSGEAKWGQLSDVVLLLPHGHEGQGPDHTSGRIERFLQLCAEGSMTVAVPSTPANYFHLLRRHALDGIRRPMIVFTPKSMLRNKAVVSDLKDFTESKFRSVFDEPAYEQGIGDRGKVKRVLLTSGKLYYELAAEKAKQKREDVAIVRIEQLYPLPTFRLNESLDRYPNATDLAWVQEEPANQGAWPFFGLNLPEVLPDRLGKLRRISRRAMSAPSSGSSKVHAVEQAEIVAEAFEPTA; from the coding sequence ATGAGGCGAACACCTGCTGTGAGCAGCTCAACTTCCCAGTTCGGACAGAACCAGTGGCTAGTCGACGAGATGTATCAGAAGTTCAAACAGGATCCATCTTCTGTCGACGCAAGCTGGCACGAGTTTCTGGCCGACTACACACCTGAGGTGAGTGGTGATTCTGGTAACAGCCAGACCGCCGCCACATCCGCGCAGGCTGCCGCCCCGGCTCCGGCGGCCGCGCCTTCAGCAGCTCCGGCTGCCACGACCCCGAAGACGCCGCCCGCCGTGGCGGCAGCGAAGCCCGCCGCGCCCACGAAGCCCGCCGCGCCCGCCAAGGTCACCACGCGCACCCCGCAGACCACCCCGGCGCCCACTTCGAACGCGACGCCGACCTCCGGCCCGAAGCAGGCCGACACCGCCACCGACGAGGCCAAGGTGTTGCGTGGCGCCGCGGCGGCCGTGGCGAAGAACATGGCAGCCTCGCTGGCCATCCCCACCGCGACCAGCGTGCGCGCCATCCCGGCAAAGCTGATGATCGACAACCGCCTGGTCATCAACAACCACCTCGCCCGCACCCGGGGCGGCAAGATCTCCTTCACCCATCTGCTGGGTTACGCCATCGTGCACGCCGTCAGGTCCTTCCCGAACATGAACCGGCACTACGCCGAGATCGACGGCAAGCCGAACGCGGTCACCCCCGCGCACACCAACCTCGGGCTCGCCATCGACCTGCCCGGCAAGGACGGCAGCCGCGCACTGGTCGTCGCCGCCATCAAGGGCTGCGAGACCATGACCTTCGGGCAGTTCCACACCGCCTACGAGGACATCGTGCGTCGTGCCCGCGACGGCAAGCTGACCGCCGAGGACTTCTCCGGCGTCACCATCTCGCTGACCAACCCGGGCACCATCGGCACCGTCCACTCGGTGCCCCGCCTGATGAATGGTCAGGGCGCGATCATCGGCGCGGGCGCCATGGAGTACCCGGCCGAGTTCCAGGGCATGAGCGACGAGCGGATCTCGGAATTGGGCGTCGGCAAGCTGATGACGCTCACCTCCACCTACGACCACCGCATCATCCAGGGTGCGGAGTCCGGTGACTTCCTGCGCACCATCCACCAGCTGCTGATCTCCGACGAGTTCTACGACGAGATCTTCCACGGCCTCGGCGTGCCCTACGAGCCGGTTCGCTGGCGCAAGGACATGCGCGAGCGTGGCGTCGACAAGAGCTCGCGCGTGCTGGAGATGATCGCGGCCTACCGCAACCGCGGCCACCTGATGGCCGACACCGATCCGCTGCGTCTGGTCAAGGACAAGTTCCGCAGCCACCCGGATCTCGATGTCACCCAGCACGGCTTGACCCTGTGGGACCTGGACCGCACGTTCAACGTCGCGGGCTTCCACGGCCAGGAGCAGATGAAGCTGCGCGAGGTGCTCTCCATCCTGCGTGACGCGTACTGTCGCCACGTCGGTGTGGAGTACACCCACATCCTCGAGTCCGAGCAGCTGCAGTGGATCCAGGAGCGGGTCGAGCAGAAGCACGTCAAGCCGACTGTCGCGCAACAGAAGTACATCCTGAACCGGCTGAATGCGGCGGAGGCCTTCGAAACCTTCCTGCAGACCAAGTACGTCGGGCAGAAGCGGTTCTCGCTGGAGGGCGCCGAGGCGGTCATCCCGATGATGGACGCGGTGATCGACCAGTGCGCCGAGCATTCGCTCGACGAGGTCATCATCGGCATGCCGCACCGTGGCAGGCTGAACGTGCTCGCCAACATCGTCGGCAAGCCGTACTCGAAGATTTTCACCGAGTTCGAAGGCAACATGAACCCGGCCGGTGCGCACGGCTCGGGCGACGTGAAGTACCACCTCGGTGCGCACGGCAACTACCTGCAGATGTTCGGCGACAACGAGATCGCGGTCTCGCTGACCGCCAACCCCTCGCACCTGGAGGCGGTCGACCCGGTCCTGGAGGGCCTGGTCCGCGCCAAGCAGGACTTGTTGGACAAGGGCGACGGGCCGGAGGGCTACTCGGTCGTGCCGCTGATGCTGCACGGTGACGCCGCGTTCGCGGGTCAGGGCGTGGTCGCCGAAACGCTGAACCTGTCGGGTCTACGTGGCTATCGGGTCGGCGGCACCATCCACATCGTGGTGAACAACCAGATCGGCTTCACCACCGCACCGGAGAACAGCCGCTCCACCGAATACTCCACCGACATCGCGAAGTTCATCGGTGCGCCGATCTTCCACGTGAACGGTGACGACCCGGAGGCCTGTGACTGGGTGGCCCGCTTGGCGGTGGACTTCAAGCAGAAGTTCCGCAAGGACGTCGTGATCGACATGATCTGCTACCGGCGCCGCGGCCACAACGAGGGCGACGACCCGTCGATGACGCAGCCATACATGTACGACGTCATCGACACCAAGCGCAGCGTCCGCAAGGCGTACACCGAAAGCCTGATCGGCCGTGGCGACATCTCGCTCAAAGAGGCCGAGGACGCCCTGCGCGACTACCAGGGCCAGCTGGAGCGGGTGTTCAACGAGGTCCGCGAGCTGGAGAAGTACACACCGGAACCGAGCGAATCGGTCGAGGGCGACCAGCCGGTGCCCGCGACCGTCGTGACGGCCGTGGACAAGACGGTCCTGCAGCGCATCGGTGACGCGTTCCTCCATGTGCCCGAGGGCTTCAACGTGCACCCGCGCGTCAAGCCGGTGTTGGAGAAGCGCCGCGAGATGGCCTACGAGGGCAAGGTCGACTGGGCCTTCGCCGAGCTGCTCGCCTTCGGCACGCTGATCGATGAAGGCCATGCGGTCCGTCTGACCGGCCAGGACTCCCGGCGTGGCACGTTCACCCAGCGGCACTCGGTGATCATCGACCGCAAGACGGCCGAGGAGTACACCCCGCTGCACAACATCGGCAGCGAGAACCCGGGCTGGTTCGCGGTGCACGACTCGGCGCTGAGCGAATACGCCGCCGTCGGTTTCGAATACGGCTACTCGCTGGGCAACCCCAGCGCGCTCGTGTTGTGGGAAGCACAGTTCGGTGACTTCGTCAACGGCGCGCAGTCGATCATCGACGAGTTCATCTCCTCCGGTGAAGCCAAATGGGGCCAGCTGTCCGATGTCGTGCTGCTGCTGCCGCACGGTCACGAGGGCCAGGGGCCGGACCACACCTCCGGCCGCATCGAGCGCTTCCTCCAGCTGTGCGCGGAGGGTTCGATGACCGTCGCGGTGCCGTCCACCCCAGCGAACTACTTCCACCTGCTGCGCCGCCACGCGCTGGACGGCATCCGCCGCCCGATGATCGTCTTCACCCCGAAGTCGATGCTGCGCAACAAGGCTGTGGTCTCGGATCTCAAGGACTTCACCGAGAGCAAGTTCCGCTCGGTATTCGACGAACCCGCCTACGAGCAGGGCATCGGCGACCGCGGCAAGGTGAAGCGGGTTCTGCTGACCAGCGGCAAGCTCTACTACGAGCTGGCCGCGGAGAAGGCGAAGCAGAAGCGCGAGGACGTCGCGATCGTGCGGATCGAGCAGCTCTACCCGCTGCCCACCTTCCGCCTGAACGAGTCGCTCGACCGCTACCCCAACGCGACCGACCTCGCCTGGGTCCAGGAGGAACCGGCCAACCAGGGCGCTTGGCCCTTCTTCGGCCTCAACCTCCCGGAGGTTCTCCCCGACCGCCTCGGCAAATTGCGCCGCATCTCCCGCCGCGCCATGTCGGCCCCGTCCTCGGGTTCGAGCAAGGTGCACGCGGTGGAGCAGGCTGAGATCGTCGCGGAAGCGTTCGAGCCGACGGCATAG
- a CDS encoding transposase — translation MPSVAVTRRADLTDAEWARLAPLLPHGKKAGRPPKWTKRQLIDGIRWRVRVGSPWRDVPACYGS, via the coding sequence GTGCCCAGCGTAGCGGTGACGCGGCGCGCGGACTTGACCGACGCCGAATGGGCGCGGCTGGCACCACTGCTGCCTCACGGGAAGAAGGCGGGACGCCCGCCGAAATGGACGAAACGACAGCTCATCGACGGGATCCGATGGCGGGTCCGCGTCGGCTCACCCTGGCGGGACGTGCCCGCCTGCTACGGGTCATAG
- a CDS encoding contact-dependent growth inhibition system immunity protein, with translation MDGPEIEYLAQAYFHQDFDLEADSPMGVIRNFRIGEPPEQVEAVREAIQVLLDSGASDQQMAEVWLARARASYDPRCEGLTISKWLRQVVDELSSG, from the coding sequence GTGGACGGTCCAGAGATCGAATATCTTGCGCAGGCCTACTTCCACCAAGACTTCGACCTCGAAGCGGACTCACCGATGGGCGTCATCCGAAACTTCAGGATCGGCGAACCTCCCGAACAGGTCGAGGCTGTTCGCGAAGCCATTCAGGTTCTGCTCGACTCCGGTGCGAGCGACCAGCAGATGGCCGAGGTGTGGCTGGCGAGAGCCCGCGCCAGCTACGATCCACGGTGTGAGGGGCTTACGATCTCGAAATGGCTGAGGCAAGTAGTCGATGAACTTTCCAGCGGTTGA
- a CDS encoding nuclease-related domain-containing protein, which produces MLVINERTAAPRSEQRVLDWMRTWTGQYVIVGLAISGCYLPDHNGEGEAREADLVVITPRAAVVVGVKGTAPEAMTGVLSVQANGRWRLSGFEGDPIHVRDHDSSPFDQVSSNVLNLEELVRKHHADAFVDGLIVVVPPRDSNITLNIETRRRGCGVLLGSSPRELRAWFHRTVSRKLIWTAERVHALLGDLDLADQVTLEDLVADGFPLERKLRAGTALAALENAAREPRPVDDTPATGISTAAGTPANSGVPPAHSTVGVSGVAPIAPVASESFAPKPAAPEHAAPEHSASEPLSSGPALDSAAQSVPVLSSPFTDRWSSWIESDADRPVRPAPASSRSHPTPPPQHRLSLRSTSNTGARPLRWPTTPVIVERRPRIADLRRITAALPSTAGRTTAQPQAGGGHRPQQIAAAASIAVIIGAIWLLAVACSTPHGDAVEQRPLPTSPTEVVGPPPTVAETPAQLNLLPLCLPFRSDC; this is translated from the coding sequence ATGTTGGTCATCAACGAACGAACGGCGGCGCCGCGATCCGAGCAGCGTGTGCTCGACTGGATGCGGACCTGGACCGGGCAGTACGTCATTGTGGGACTGGCGATCTCAGGGTGCTACCTACCGGACCACAATGGCGAGGGAGAGGCGCGGGAAGCCGATCTGGTCGTGATCACGCCCAGGGCTGCGGTCGTGGTCGGGGTGAAGGGGACCGCGCCGGAAGCCATGACAGGCGTTCTCTCGGTGCAGGCCAACGGACGCTGGCGGCTGTCCGGCTTCGAGGGTGACCCGATCCACGTGCGCGACCACGACAGCAGCCCGTTCGACCAGGTGTCGAGCAACGTCTTGAACCTGGAGGAACTGGTGCGCAAGCACCACGCCGACGCTTTCGTCGACGGCTTGATCGTCGTGGTGCCGCCCCGAGACTCGAACATCACACTGAACATCGAAACGCGCAGGCGCGGTTGCGGGGTGCTGCTCGGATCCAGCCCTCGCGAGCTGCGCGCCTGGTTCCACCGCACCGTGAGCCGAAAGCTCATCTGGACCGCAGAGCGCGTGCACGCCCTGCTCGGCGACTTGGACCTGGCCGATCAGGTGACTCTCGAAGATCTGGTTGCGGACGGCTTTCCGCTGGAGCGGAAGCTGCGTGCCGGGACTGCACTTGCGGCGCTCGAAAACGCGGCGCGCGAGCCTCGTCCGGTCGACGACACGCCTGCCACCGGAATCTCGACCGCCGCCGGTACGCCTGCGAATTCGGGTGTCCCGCCAGCGCATTCCACAGTCGGGGTGTCAGGCGTGGCGCCGATTGCCCCAGTGGCGTCGGAATCTTTTGCGCCGAAGCCTGCTGCACCGGAACACGCCGCACCGGAACACTCAGCATCGGAGCCCTTGTCGTCGGGCCCGGCACTCGATTCCGCTGCACAATCAGTGCCCGTGTTGTCGTCGCCCTTCACGGACCGGTGGTCGTCGTGGATCGAATCCGACGCCGACCGGCCAGTACGCCCCGCCCCTGCATCATCGCGCTCGCACCCCACGCCGCCACCGCAGCATCGGCTGTCACTGCGATCCACGTCGAACACCGGAGCCCGGCCACTGCGATGGCCCACAACACCGGTCATCGTCGAGCGTCGACCACGCATTGCGGATCTCCGGCGAATCACCGCGGCGCTCCCGAGTACGGCTGGCCGAACAACCGCACAGCCACAAGCGGGGGGCGGCCATCGGCCGCAGCAGATCGCGGCCGCGGCATCGATCGCGGTCATCATCGGCGCCATCTGGCTGCTGGCCGTCGCCTGCTCGACCCCGCACGGTGACGCCGTAGAGCAGAGACCATTGCCGACGTCGCCCACCGAGGTCGTTGGGCCACCTCCGACCGTCGCGGAAACACCGGCCCAACTGAATTTGCTGCCGCTGTGCCTTCCGTTCCGATCCGATTGTTGA
- a CDS encoding TetR/AcrR family transcriptional regulator yields the protein MGSVSRRSSGETAKRVRMSPDERREQLITLGAEMLGDRAIEDISISEIAEQASISRGLLFHYFPTKQDFQLAIVRHANAELLQRVTPDRNLAVFEMLRDSIERYVEYVSDNRTSYLALLRGPTSVSPDLAPLADQTRDAIIGIILTEAPVSVDAADRPRLTLAMRGWIAFVEEATLTWLRTEPIPRADLIDLLAESLIAIASSVDPALAAALRG from the coding sequence ATGGGTTCGGTGAGCAGGAGGAGTTCCGGGGAAACCGCCAAGCGGGTCCGCATGAGTCCGGATGAACGCCGCGAGCAGCTGATCACCTTGGGCGCCGAGATGCTTGGCGATCGAGCCATCGAAGACATCTCCATCAGCGAGATCGCCGAACAGGCGAGCATCTCCCGCGGTCTGCTCTTCCACTACTTCCCGACCAAGCAGGACTTTCAGCTTGCGATCGTGCGGCATGCCAACGCCGAGTTGCTCCAGCGCGTCACCCCCGACCGCAACCTCGCGGTGTTCGAGATGTTGCGCGACTCGATCGAGCGCTACGTCGAATACGTCAGCGATAACCGCACCTCCTACCTGGCGCTGCTGCGCGGCCCCACCAGCGTCAGTCCCGACCTGGCGCCGCTGGCCGACCAGACCCGGGACGCCATCATCGGCATCATCCTCACCGAGGCCCCTGTCTCCGTCGACGCCGCCGACCGCCCCCGCCTCACGCTCGCCATGCGTGGCTGGATCGCCTTCGTCGAGGAAGCCACCCTCACCTGGTTGCGCACCGAACCCATCCCGCGCGCCGACCTCATCGACCTTCTCGCCGAATCCCTCATCGCCATAGCCTCTTCCGTCGACCCGGCGCTGGCGGCCGCGCTGCGTGGGTGA
- a CDS encoding flavin-containing monooxygenase gives MSRKVTDKAVVNRPTRHAKTIIIGSGFAGLGLAIRLTQQGRNDYLVLERGSDVGGTWRDNTYPGAACDVPSHLYSYSFELNPNWSRSFSRQGEIQQYIEKVSARYGVRDKHLFDCDVTSARWNNDSAVWEIESSQGSFTADTVVSAVGALCEPALPDIKGINGFEGEVFHSARWNHDADLTGKRVAIIGTGASAIQIVPAIAPKVGRLDVYQRTAPWLLPRLDRPYTKAERLAFRHVPGLQRLSRAAIYAARETQVVGLAKVPALMQVLELVAKAKLRGEIRDPELRAKVTPNFRIGCKRMLISNDYYPTLARPNVDVVTDGIAEVRKNSIVTKDGTEREIDALIVATGFHVTDSPTYDTITGRDGRTLSEVFDEIGQQGYKGSTIANFPNMFFLLGPNVGLGHTSMVYMIESQINYVADALATVDRMGLRTVEVRRDMQDAYNKDLQQKLSGSVWVTGGCSSWYLDKHGNNTTLWPDFTFEFRRRTKRFDVAAYDVSLSRADLKAVAQ, from the coding sequence ATGAGTCGCAAGGTTACAGACAAAGCTGTCGTCAACCGGCCCACCCGCCACGCCAAGACGATCATCATCGGCAGTGGGTTCGCGGGTCTGGGTCTGGCCATCCGACTGACCCAGCAGGGTCGCAACGATTACCTTGTGCTGGAGCGCGGCAGCGATGTCGGCGGCACCTGGCGCGACAACACCTACCCCGGCGCGGCCTGCGACGTCCCCTCGCACCTGTACTCGTACTCCTTCGAGCTCAACCCGAACTGGTCTCGGTCGTTCTCCCGTCAGGGCGAAATCCAGCAGTACATCGAGAAAGTGTCCGCGCGCTACGGCGTGCGCGATAAGCACCTCTTCGACTGCGACGTGACCAGTGCTCGCTGGAACAACGACTCCGCGGTGTGGGAGATCGAATCCAGCCAGGGCAGCTTCACCGCTGACACCGTGGTGTCCGCGGTCGGTGCGCTGTGCGAGCCCGCGCTGCCGGACATCAAAGGCATCAACGGGTTCGAGGGCGAAGTCTTCCACTCCGCGCGGTGGAACCACGACGCCGACCTGACCGGCAAGCGGGTCGCCATCATCGGCACCGGCGCCTCGGCCATCCAGATCGTGCCCGCCATCGCCCCGAAGGTCGGCCGGCTGGATGTCTACCAGCGCACCGCGCCCTGGCTGCTGCCGCGCCTGGACCGCCCTTACACCAAGGCCGAGCGGCTGGCCTTCAGGCATGTACCCGGTCTACAGCGCCTATCCCGCGCGGCGATCTACGCCGCGCGCGAGACCCAGGTGGTCGGCCTCGCCAAGGTTCCCGCGTTGATGCAGGTGCTCGAGCTGGTCGCGAAGGCGAAGCTGCGGGGGGAGATCCGCGATCCCGAGTTACGCGCCAAGGTCACCCCGAACTTCCGGATCGGCTGCAAGCGCATGCTGATCTCCAACGACTACTACCCGACGCTGGCCCGGCCCAATGTCGACGTCGTCACCGACGGCATCGCCGAGGTCCGCAAGAACTCGATCGTCACCAAGGACGGTACCGAGCGGGAGATCGACGCCCTGATCGTCGCGACCGGCTTCCACGTCACCGACTCCCCGACCTACGACACGATCACGGGCCGCGACGGTCGCACCCTGTCGGAGGTGTTCGACGAGATCGGCCAGCAGGGCTACAAGGGCAGCACGATCGCCAACTTCCCCAATATGTTCTTCCTACTCGGCCCGAACGTCGGCCTAGGGCACACGTCGATGGTGTACATGATCGAATCGCAGATCAACTACGTCGCCGACGCGCTGGCCACCGTCGACCGAATGGGACTTCGGACCGTTGAGGTCCGCCGCGATATGCAGGATGCTTACAACAAGGACCTGCAGCAGAAGCTGTCCGGCAGCGTCTGGGTGACCGGCGGCTGCTCCAGCTGGTACCTGGACAAGCACGGCAACAACACCACACTGTGGCCTGACTTCACCTTCGAATTCCGTAGGCGGACCAAGAGATTCGACGTGGCCGCTTACGACGTATCCCTCTCCCGAGCCGACCTGAAAGCGGTGGCACAGTGA
- a CDS encoding SDR family NAD(P)-dependent oxidoreductase — protein sequence MSNDAYFKNKVCVITGAGSGIGRALAENLAERGAKLALSDIDTAGLAETARRCEQLGAEVTSDRLNVVEREAVLHYADTVKAHFGTVHQVYNNAGIAHHGEVIRSEFKDFERVMDVDFWGVVNGTKAFLPMVIESGDGHIVNVSSLFGLIAIPGQSAYNAAKFAVRGFTESLRQEMLVAEHPVKVTCVHPGGIKTAVARNATYAEGIDGTSAASMFDKKLAIHTAEMAAKTITEGVRKGHGRVLIGWEAKLLDMLVRVTASGYQRIATTVERRFLP from the coding sequence GTGAGCAATGACGCTTACTTCAAGAACAAAGTGTGTGTGATCACCGGAGCGGGCTCCGGTATCGGTCGCGCGCTGGCCGAGAATCTCGCCGAGCGCGGCGCCAAACTGGCACTGTCCGATATCGACACCGCGGGGCTGGCCGAGACCGCGCGCCGTTGCGAACAGCTCGGCGCCGAGGTTACATCCGACCGGCTGAACGTGGTCGAGCGGGAAGCGGTGCTGCACTACGCCGATACCGTGAAGGCGCATTTCGGCACGGTGCACCAGGTCTACAACAACGCAGGCATCGCCCACCACGGCGAGGTGATCCGCTCGGAATTCAAGGACTTCGAGCGCGTCATGGACGTCGACTTCTGGGGTGTCGTCAACGGCACCAAGGCGTTCCTGCCGATGGTCATCGAATCCGGCGACGGCCACATCGTCAACGTGTCCAGCCTGTTCGGCCTGATCGCGATCCCCGGCCAGAGCGCGTACAACGCGGCCAAGTTCGCGGTGCGCGGCTTCACCGAGTCGCTGCGCCAGGAAATGCTGGTTGCCGAGCACCCGGTCAAAGTGACCTGTGTGCACCCCGGCGGCATCAAGACCGCGGTAGCACGCAACGCCACCTACGCCGAAGGCATCGACGGCACGTCGGCTGCCTCGATGTTCGACAAGAAGCTGGCCATCCACACCGCGGAGATGGCCGCGAAGACCATCACCGAAGGCGTGCGCAAGGGACACGGCCGCGTACTGATCGGCTGGGAGGCCAAGCTGCTCGACATGTTGGTGCGGGTCACCGCGTCGGGCTACCAGCGCATCGCGACCACCGTCGAACGCCGTTTCCTGCCCTGA
- a CDS encoding alpha/beta hydrolase: protein MRDINLPLPVARAVLNPIFRATLNQRLSFPTQRLLLDVSSRAQLLPEGSVVRTLRFGGRPAERITGGALSSQGAVLYLHGGGYAVGSLATHRSLAARLARDTGCPVYVLDYRLAPEHPFPAALDDAEAAFLELMSDAGYRPDQITISGDSAGGGLSLALAQRLIARHGHTPAALGLIAPWGDPNRIPDRERDLVINKPWSRACAAAYLGAGDPTDPGYAPLTGELRGLPPTYVQVDVSELLHGQCVDLVAALRAAGVHVRFTESEGLWHVAQLQAALVAPAAAALRELAEFLREAIQPLDLRDLG from the coding sequence ATGCGGGACATCAACCTTCCGCTGCCCGTGGCGCGGGCAGTGCTGAATCCGATCTTCCGGGCCACGCTCAACCAGCGGTTGTCGTTTCCGACGCAGCGCCTACTGCTCGACGTGAGCTCGCGGGCGCAGCTGCTGCCTGAGGGCAGCGTCGTGCGAACGCTGCGTTTCGGCGGCAGGCCCGCGGAGCGGATCACCGGCGGCGCCCTTTCCTCCCAGGGCGCTGTGCTCTACCTGCACGGCGGCGGATACGCGGTCGGTTCCCTCGCGACACACCGTTCGCTGGCAGCCCGGCTCGCGCGCGACACCGGCTGCCCGGTCTACGTCCTCGACTACCGGCTGGCGCCGGAGCACCCGTTCCCCGCCGCGCTGGACGACGCCGAGGCGGCATTCCTGGAGCTGATGTCGGACGCGGGCTACCGCCCGGATCAGATCACCATCTCCGGTGACTCCGCGGGCGGCGGACTCTCGCTGGCGCTGGCGCAGCGTCTGATCGCGCGGCACGGGCACACTCCCGCCGCCCTCGGCCTGATCGCGCCGTGGGGGGACCCCAACCGGATCCCGGACCGCGAGCGCGATCTGGTGATCAACAAGCCGTGGTCGCGCGCCTGCGCGGCCGCCTATCTGGGCGCAGGGGACCCGACCGATCCCGGCTACGCTCCGCTGACCGGTGAGCTGCGCGGCCTGCCGCCGACCTATGTGCAGGTCGACGTCAGCGAGCTGCTGCACGGGCAGTGCGTCGATCTGGTCGCCGCGCTGCGGGCGGCGGGCGTGCACGTCCGCTTCACCGAGAGCGAGGGCCTCTGGCACGTCGCGCAGTTGCAGGCCGCATTGGTGGCGCCCGCGGCCGCCGCGTTGCGCGAACTCGCCGAGTTCCTGCGCGAAGCGATCCAACCGCTGGACCTGCGCGACCTAGGATGA